The genomic window GGGCGGCATGGGCTCGGTCGCCGGCGCCGCGCTGGCCGCCGTCGTCGTCGGCCTGGTCCAGCAGTTCGCCAACTACTACACCGCGTCCGGCCTCGGCGACCTCGCCGTCGTCGTGCTGCTCGCCGCGCTGCTGCTGCTCAAGCCACGCGGCATCACCGGGAGGCTCGCATGACCACCGCCACGCCCGCCCGCGAGGCGGCCGCCACCGGCGAGGTGCCCGGGCCCGCCGGGTCGCTGCGCCGCTACGGCCGCTGGTGGCCGGCTGCCGCGCTGGCCGCGCTGCTCGCGGCGCCCTACAGCTCGCTGCCGCTGCCCGGGCTGCTCGACGGCCCGATCGGCAGCGCGGGCAGCCTGCAACTGCTGGCGCTGTGCCTGGTGTTCGGCGCGCTCGCGACCGGCTACGACCTGCTGCTCGGGCGCACGGGGCTGCTGTCGTTCGGGCATGCGCTGTATTTCGCCGCGGGCAGCTACGCGACCGAACTCCTCATGGCCGAGGCCGGGTTGCCGTTCGCTGCGGCCGCGGCGCTCGGGCTGTGCTGCGGTGTCGCGCTGAGCGCGGCGCTGGGCTCGGTGGCGCTGCGGGTCGGCGGGATCGCCTTCTCCATGGTCACGCTGGCCTTCGCGCAGGCCGGCTCCATCCTGGTGGAACGCGACCCGGGCGGTGTCACCGGCGGCGAGGAGGGCCGGGCCATCCCGGCCGACAGACTGCCGTCCTCGCTGGCCGGCATCGGCAACACCGCCAACCTCTACTGGATCGCCCTGGCCTACCTGGTGCTGACCCTCGCGGTGGTGCACTGGGCGGTGCGCTCCCCCACCGGCCGGGTCTGGGAGGGCATCAAGGAGAACGAGCGCCGGGTCGAGGTGCTCGGCCTGCGCCCGTACGGGTTCAAGCTGGTCGCCTTCATGCTGGCCGGTGCGCTGGCCGCCGTCGGCGGCGTGGTGCATCTGCTGCTCACCGGCGGCGCGACCCCGCAGACCACCACGTCGGACTTCACGCTGTCGCTGCTGGTGATGGTGGTGCTCGGCGGGTCCGGGTCGCGCTGGGGGCCGCTGATCGGCGGCGTCCTCTACACCTGGGCGGACCACCGGCTGGGCGACCTGGCGGGGTCCGGAGCGGTCTCGGACCTGCCGTCCGTCCTGCGGGTGCCGCTGTCCCAGCCGCTGTTCCTGCTGGGCGCCCTCTTCGTCGCCACCGTCGTCGCGCTGCCGGGCGGGCTCACCCGCCTGCCCGCCCGGCTGCGCGGGCGCTGACCGGGGGTCAGCGCAGGGTGGCGGACAGGGTGCGGCCGTAGAGCCGGTCGGTGTCCGCCACGACGGTGGTGCCGGCCGGGGTGGAGCGGACGTGGATCCCGGGCGCCGAGGTCACCGGGCGCAGGCGGCGCCCCCGCAGCTGGACCGAGACGGTGGCCCGCCCGGTGGTCGGATCGGCCAGTGCCAGCGCCACGGTGCCGTCGCGGGCTTCGCGGAGCAGCACGGACGCGGGGCCGTCGACGGTCAGGCGTCCGGCGCGGTGCAAGCCGGCGGTGAAGGTGTTCACGGCCAGCAGGCCGAGCCCCCGATGGCTCACGGCCTGGACGGCGGTGGTGTTGGCGAGGACGGCGAGCGGCCCGCGGGCGTACGACCGCAGGGTCCGCTCGGAGGCGCCGGGGACGATGGCGTAGGCCAGCGCGGTGTGCCGGGCGCCTGCTTCCTGGTGGAAGGTCAGCGTGAAGACCTGCTTGGTGACGGAGGTGTCGGGGTTGGTCAGCCGGACCGCGCGGCGGCTGCGGGTGACCGTGTCCAGGGCTACGGTCGGCGGCGGCTGGTGCGTGTCGAGCAGGACGTAGCCGACCGCGGTCCCCTGGGCGGCGTCGGCGTACCGCAGCCAGCTCAGCGGGGCGGTGCCGGTGCCGGACCAGGCGCCGCCGCCGCGCACCTCGCCGGTGAGGGCCACCGGGTCGGCGGCGCCGGCGATCCTGGCGTCGACGGTGGTGGTGACCGCGCGCCCCGCGCCGTCGCCGACGCCGGCGGCGAGCACCACGACCTCGTCGTCCAGCATGAACCACGACTTGGTGGCGTCGGCCCCGCGGTAGGCGACGAAGTCGGCGGGCAGCAGCCCGGCCTGTTTCGCGGTCCAGGCCACGTCGGGGGCCAGCACCATCGCGGCGGCGCCGTACGTACCGAGGACGGCGCCGCCCGACAGGGCGTTGGTGCCGCGCGGGAAGTACAGGTAACTGTTCTGCGACTCGGAGGACGAGGTGAAGCCGGCGGCGGGGTTGTCGTACCACTGGGTGCCGTACAGCTCGGGGACGGTCCGCCGGACCTCGACCGGGGCGGTGACGCCGGCCAGCCGGTCGGGCGGCACGGCGGTGAAGTAGTCGACGCCGAAGGCCTGCGTCTGGTCCTGCCCGGCGAGGTAGAGGTAGTGGGCGCCCGCGCCCTGGAACCACGGCATCAGGTTCTCGCCGCTCATGTACTCGTAACCGCTGATCCGGGTGGAGCTGCGGGCCAGCGCGAAGGTCCAGCCGGGGCGGCGGTGGACGCTGCGGTCCATGGCGGGGTAGGCGCTGTGCTGGGCGGCGGGGTTGATGTCGCGGGCCGGGATCGCGGGGTCGGCCAGCAGGTCGGCGTAGCGGGCGACGCTGACCGGGGAGACGAAGCCGGCCGGGTCGGGCGCGGCCTTCGTCACCTGCCGCAGGTATTTCGCGTAGCCGGCCAGCGCGGTGGCGCCGTCGCCGGTGGCGTAGCCCGACAGGTCGACGACCGCCTCGACCACGGCGGCCACGTCGGCGTATCCGGTGCCGGTCCTGGACAGCGCCCGGCCCTTGACGATCTCGGACATCCAGCCCTCGACGATCAGCGGCGCGAAGCTGCCGGCCACCCAGCCGGCGACGACGCCGGGCAGGTCGCCCTCGGCGGGGACGAAGCCGGTGCCGTCCAGGATCTTGACGGTCTGCACCACCCGGGTGAGCAGCCCGGTGCCGTACGAGCCGGTGTAGGCCACCGAGGAGTGCTGGAGGAACGACCCGTCGGCGTAGAAGCCGTCGGTGACGCCGTGCTGGGGGGCGTAGGGGTCCACCGTGGCGTAGACGGTGAGCTGGTCGGCGACGGCCTTGGTGATCCGTGCGGCCTCGCCGAGCGCGGCGCCCTGCAGGATGCGGTTGGTGGTGATGTCGGCGAGGTTGGCGCCGGTGTGGAAGCGGGAGTCGAGGTCGACGTCGCCGCCCTTGCCGTTGCGCAGGTATCCGTCCATGGCGGCGACGTAGGTGGCGGTCAGGCCGGGCGCGGCCTGGTCGAGGCGGTCGGCGAGCAGGACCAGGGTGCGGCTGACGTAGGTGGAGATGCCGATCTCCCAGTTGAACCAGTTGCCGTAGTAGCCGGTCGCCTGGTCGCCGTAGTAACGGTCGTAGAGCCAGGCCAGAGCGTCGATGACGCGTTGCTGCACAGCGGTGTCGCCGAGCAGCGAGGAGCCGGGGGCGAGGGTGGCCAGCGCGATCTCGTACAGGTACTGGAAGGAGCTGGTCAGGTGCGGGTCGCTGGTGCCGAGGTCGACGCCGTGGAAGAGCTCGCCGGCGCCGGCCGCGTCCATCGCGGCGAGCCTGGCGGTGGCGGTGGACTGGAGGGCGGCGAGCTTGCCGGCCACCTCCGGGCGGGCGTTGGACTGCGGTGTGCCGCAGAATATCGCGGTGACGTTGCCGAGAAGGGTCGCCCGGTCGGTCGCGGCGGACGGCGGGGCGGCGGCGCCCGGTTCCGCGGCGGCGGCGCGTATCCGGCCGGCCAGTGCCAGCAGGGCGCCGGCCGGGGCCATCGACAGCAGGGTACGGCGGGACATCTGCACGGCGGACGCTCCAACGGTCGGCGGGCGGCGCCGCGTGACGGCGCCACCCGCATTGAAGCAACGTCGGCCCCACCTGTCACCGGGGGCGACAGCCGTATCGTCCACCGCACGACGATCACCAGCCGCGTCCGCGCGGCGGGCGGACCCGCCGTCCGGCCGGCCACCGCCCCGGCCGCCCGCCGCCTCCGGGCGCCTCAGGGCACCACGATCACCGGCCACCGCCCGGTCCTGACCAGCCGCACGCCGGCCGAGCCGAAGAGCCGGTGCCGCAGGCCCCTGGACGCGCCGATGACCACCGTGTCCGCGCGCAGCTCGTCGGCTGTCTCGGCGAGCCCGGTGGCCACGTCGGCGGCCCGCAGGATGTGGAACTCCCAGCGCGGGGCGGGTAGGCCGAGCGTGCCGGTCAGCCCGATCGCCACCCGGTGCCGCAGCTGCTCGGCCACCGCCAGGTCGTCGGCGGCGAGCATCCACGACAGGCCGGCCAGCATCGCGGTGGAGTGCACCGGCAGGACGTGGATCACCACCAGCAGGGCGTCCTGGCGCCGGGCGAGCCCCACGGCGTAGGCGGCGGCCCGCCATGAGGAGTCGGAGTCGGCCACTCCGACCACGACTGTGCGGCCGCCGCCCCGCGGGGCGGCGGCCCGATCGAAAACCACGGCCTCGCCGTGCCGGTCGCTAGGCCACCGAGCCGTCGGGCGTCCCGCTGCCCGCGGCCTTGCCCGCCTCCGGTTCTGCCTCGTCGGGGCTGAAGGCGGCCGCCGTGGTCCGCAGCGGCACCTCCTTCAGCAGCGTGGACAGCAGCAGGGCGACCACCAGGACGCCGGCACCGACCAGGAAGGCCACGTTGATGGCCTCGGTGAAGCCGACCTTGAAGGGGTGGCCGAGCACCGGGTCGATGTGGTTGAGGAAGGACGTGTCGTTGAGGCTTCCCGACCCGCCCGAGGTGAGCTGCTTGAGCTGGTCGGGGTGGGCGGCGGCGGCCTTGTGGAAAGCGGCGCCGCCGCGCGCGTCGGCGTAGGCGGCGGAGATCCGGCCGCCGACCACCGAGTAGACGATCGACAGGAAGACGGCGACGCCGAGCGTGCCGCCCATCTGCCGGAAGAAGGTGGTCGACGAGGTGGCGACGCCGATGTCCCGGGGCGGCACGGCGTTCTGCATGGCCAGCACGATGGTCTGGAAGTTGAGCCCGAGCCCGGCGCCGACCACGAACATCGCGACGTCGACGTACAGCAGGCTGCTGTCGGCGTCCATCTGCCAGAACATCAGCATGCCGGCCACCAGCAGCACGCAGCCGATGATCGGGAAGATCTTGTAGCGGCCGGTGCGCGAGGTGATCACGCCCGAGACCATGGACAGCACCATGATGCCCAGTACCAGAGGCAGCGTCAGCAGGCCCGCCCTGGTGGGCGAGTTGCCCTTGACCAGCTGGAGGTAGAGCGGGATGAGGGTGATGCCGCCGAACATCCCGATACCGATGATCGCGGACTGGGCCGAGCCCAGCGCGAAGACCCCGTTGCGGAACAGCCGCAGCGGCAGCAGCGCCTCCTCGCCGGCCCGTCGTTCGGCGAGCAGGAAGCAGACGATGCCGATCGCGCCGACGACGTAGCAGGCCAGCGCGGTGCCGCTGCCCCAGCCCCATTCGCGGCCCTGCTCGGCGATGATCAGCAGCGGCACCAGCGCGACGACCAGCGCGACCGCGCCCAGCGAGTCCACCCGGTGCGGGCGGCGGTCCTGCTTGACGTGCAGCACCTTGGCCACCACGATCAGCGCCAGGACGCCGATCGGCACGTTGACCAGGAAGATCCACCGCCAGCCGTCGATGCCGAGCAGCGAGTCCTGCCCGGCCAGCGCTCCGCCGATGACCGGGCCGAGGACGCTGGAGGTGCCGAAGACGGCCATGAAGTAGCCCTGGTACTTCGCGCGTTCCCGCGGCGGGATGATGTCGCCGATGATCGCGAAGGCCAGCGAGAACAGGCCGCCGGCGCCTATGCCCTGGAAGGCACGGAATCCGGCCAGCATGTACATCGAGGTCGACAGCATGCACAGCGCCGACCCGACGACGAAGACCGAGATCGCGAAGAGGAAGAAGGGCTTGCGGCCGTACTGGTCGGACAGCTTGCCGTACAGCGGGGTCGCGATCGTCGAGGTGATCAGGAAGGCGGTGGTCACCCACGCCTGTGCGGTCAGGCCGTTGAGGCTCTCGCCGATCTTGTAGATGGCGGTGGAGACCACCGTCTGGTCCAGTGCGGCGAGGAACATCCCCAGCAGCAGTCCGGACAGGATGATCATGATCTGCCGGTGGGTGTAGCCCGTCGGGGGTGCGGCGGTGCCGGTCTGCGCGGCGTCTGCTTGGGCGCTCATGGGGACTCTTTCTCCGGATCCTTGCTTGCCCTGGGCAACGATACTGCCGGATACCGGAAAGCACAGACCGCGGCGGGGTCAATACCCGGCACGCGGCCCGGAACTGCGCATCATGCCCGTTATGATCACCTTGACCTACTCCGCAGCGTTCATCACGTTCTTCTCCGTGATCGGCCCGCCCAAGGTGCTGCTCGCCTTCGCCGGGCTCGCGCAGTACCACCCGAGAGGGGACCTGCACACCATCGCGCTGATCTCGTCGGCCGGCGCGGTGGTCATCGGAGTGGCCGCCGGGCTCAGCTCGCCGTGGCTGCTCGAACTGTTCCACATCTCGACCCCCGCGCTGGCGCTGGCCGGCGGGATCATCTTCTTCCTCTACGCGGTCGGCCTGGTGCTCGGCCTGCACATCGGCACCGAGGGCCCCGGCGAGGACGGACCCGATGTCACCAGCGGGCTGCGGGAGCTGCTGGTGCCGTACGTGGTCAGCCCGCTGGCCATGACGGCGGTGCTGATCGAGGCCGCGGAACGCAACGACTGGGGCTGGCGCGGCACCGTCGCCGCGGCCTTCGTCTCGGTCATCGCGGTGGACCTGGTCTGCGTCCTGCTGCTCGGCGGGCTGTTGCAGAGGGCGCACACCGCCGTCGTCGAACTGGTCGCCCGGCTGGTCGGGTTGCTGCTCGCGGCGGTCGGCGTCGATCTCGTCCTCGACGGGTTGTTCGACCTGGGGATCAACACGCTGTCGAGGCGCGGCTGACCGGCCGCAGGGTGCGGGGGCATCCTAGGCCAACCGCCCGCATGTACCGCAGGAAAATGCCAGAACTCCCCGAATCGGATTGCACGCAGCGTAACTTGCTCGTCACCGCCCGAACCGGGCGGCCGCGCAAACGCCGTGGACCGAGGGGAGCCGTGTGTCCGGGATCGACGAGTGCCTGCTGCGGGCGATGACGCTGCCGGGGGCACGCGGTGCCGCCCTGGTGGAGTGGGTCAGCGGGCTGGCGCTCGGCGTGATCGGCGAGGCGCCCGGCGGCGACCACGAGGCGGTGGCGGCGGAGACCGCCGGCTACGCCCGAGCCACCGCCGAGCACCCGGTCTTCACCGCGGACCAGCAGGGCCCCGGACTCGCGGCCGAGGAGGCCGTGGTGGTCACCGGCACCGGATACCACCTGCTGCGGTTCGTCGAAGCGCCGTACGAGGGCGGGGTGTTCCTCTACCTGTGGCTGGACCGGGCACAGGCGAACCTCGCGCTCGCGATGCGCGGGATGCGGGAACTCGCCGACGGGCTGGTGCTGGTGTGAGCGCGGCGGCCGGCCACTCCCCCATGCTGTCCCGGCTCGCCGAACAGCGGGCCACCGGCGTGCTGTTACGGGACACCGGCGCGCTCTACCTGGACGCCGGCGAGGTCGTGCACGCCGAGAGCCCGGCGGCGCCCGGGATCGAGGTGCTGCTGACCGCCGGCGGCCGGCTGTCGCCCGAGGCCTGGCAGGAGGCGGTGGCCGCGGCGGGCGCCGCCTGCCGGACCGGCCACTGGCTCATCGAGCACCGCAGGCTGGCGGCGGGCGAGTTGGAGATCAGCCGGCTCGGCGCGCTGTACGACGCCGCCTACTTCGTCCTGGCGCCCGGCGCCGGACCGACCCGCTTCCGGCACGGGGTCAGGCACTGGTTCGGCTCGCTGGGCGGTGTGGCGGTGGGCCGGTTGGAGGGCGAGACCCGGCGCCGCCGGCTGCTGCTCGAGTCGCTGTGGCCGCACCCGCGGCTGGACACCGCCCCGGTGTCGGTCGCCAGGACCGCCCTGCTGCCGGCCGCCCGGCCGCCGTTCCTGCCGCGCCGGCAAGCCGCCGTACTCGACCTGGCGGACGGCGTACGGACTCCGTCGGCCATCGCCGCGCTGCTGGGCCGGCCGGCCTTCCACGCGCTGGTGGACGTACGGCGGCTGGCCGCACTCGGGCTGGTCGAGACCCCGCGCGGCAGCACCCGGGCGACGGCGCGGGCGCCGGCCTGGTTCCAGAACATCGGCGACGACCCGGACGCGGCACTGCTGCGCAGGCTGCGGGTCGCGCTGGAGCGGTTGTGAGGCGGGCGCTGCAGCGGCGCGCCCTGCGTGCCGAGCGGAGGAGGTCGATGGTGCACGAAGCCGCTATACGTACCGAGTTGGAAGGGCTGCGGGCGCGGCTGCCGGAGGTGACCGGCGCCCTCGCGGCCACCACCGACGGCCTGCTGCTGGCCGCGGACGCCCCAGGGGTGCAGGCCGAGGGTTTCGCGGCGCTGACCGCCGCCGCCCTGGGGGTGGGGCTGCGGCTCGCCGACAGCGCCGGGCACCGGTCGCTGCACGAGCTGCTGATCCGCAGCGACACCGGCTGCATCGTGCTGCACGCGGCCGGCCGCGACGCGGTGCTCGCGGTGCTCGCCGGCCCCCGCACCAACGTCGGCCGGCTGCACCTGGAGACCCGCCGCAGCTGCGCCCGGGTGGCGGGCCTGCTGGACGCCGCCTTCGCGCTGCCGGAGGGCGGCGGTACGCCATGACCGACCAGCAGCCGAGGCCGCGCGGCAGCCGGGCCAGAACCCGTACGCCCGACCCCACGAAGAGCCCGACCCCAGCACCTGACCGCACCAACAGGAACACACCGTCGAAGGGAAGCACGAAGATCATGGCCAACACCGAAACCGCGCTCAAGGACGCGATGACCTCCATCGAGGGAGTCATCGGCGTGGCGCTCGTCGACTACACCAGCGGCATGGCCCTGGGCACCCTCGGCGGCGGCAAGGACCTCGACCTGTCGGTGGCCGCCGCCGGCAACACCGACGTCGTCCGCGCCAAGGCCCGCACCATGGAACTGCTCGGGCTCAAGGACGAGATCGAGGACATCCTGATCACCTTGAGCGGGCAGTACCACCTGATCCGGCTGCTGCGCGGCCGCGGCAAGAACGGGCTCTTCCTCTACCTGGCCCTCGACCGCGGCCGGGCGAATCTGGCGATGGCCCGGCACCAGCTCAGGAGCATCGAGAACGACCTGGAGGTCTGAGCCGGGTGGGCGGGACGGCCCGTCCCGGCCCGCCCACGTACACGGACGGTTGGGCGCTTCGGGTGACTGTGCACCGGGGCGCCTGCCGTAGGAGCGGCCGCCGTGGTCTGCTGGACGGTGACAGACCGCCAGCGACCAGGTAGGGCGGGCGAGCACAGAGGTGCCGACGTGAACAGCCCTGCGGAGCAGCCCGAGCCGGCAGACCGTCCCGGCGGCGGTCCGGCGCTGCGCTGCCTGGTCACCGGGGCCACCGGTTACATCGGCGGACGCCTCGTGCCGGAACTCCTCGACGCCGGGCACCAGGTGCGCTGCCTGGCCCGCACCCCGGTCAAGCTGCGCGACCACCCCTGGGTGGGCTCGGCGGAGGTTGTCGCCGGCGACGTGACGGACGAGGCGTCGGTCCGGGACGCGCTGGAAGGCATCGACGTCGCCTACTACCTGGTGCACGCGCTCGGCACCGGAAGGGACTTCGAGCGGACCGACCGGACGGCGGCCCGGGTCTTCGGCGAGCAGGCGCGGGCCGCGGGAGTGCGCCGGATCGTCTACCTCGGCGGCCTCACCCCGCGCGGGGTGCCCGCACGCGACCTGTCGCCGCATCTGCGCTCCCGCGCCGAGGTGGGCCGGATCCTGCTGGAGTCCGGCGTGCCGGCCACCGTGCTGCGGGCGGCGGTCATCATCGGCTCCGGCTCCGCGTCCTTCGAGATGCTGCGCTACCTCACCGAGCGGCTGCCGGTGATGGTCACCCCGAGCTGGGTGAGCACCAGGATCCAGCCGATCGCGGTGCGGGACGTGCTGCGCTACCTGGTCGGCAGCGCCACGATGCCCGCCGACGTGAGCCGGGCCTTCGACGTCGGCGGCCCCGACGTGGTCACCTACCGCGACCTGATGCGCCGTTACGCCGTGGTGGCCGGGCTGCCGCGGCGGCTCATCGTGCCGGTGCCGGTCCTGACCCCGCGGCTGTCCAGCCACTGGATCGGCCTGGTCACCCCGGTGCCTGCGGGGGTGGCCAAACCGCTGGCCGAGTCGCTGCGGCACGAGGTCGTCTGCGAGGAGCACGACATCGCCGACCACGTGCCCGACCCGCCGGGTGCGCCCATCGGGGTGGACGCGGCGCTGACGCTGGCGCTGCGCCGGGTGCAGGACGCCCAGGTGAGCACCCGGTGGTCGTCCGCCTCGGTGCAGGGCGCCCCCAGCGACCCGCTGCCCACCGACCCCGACTGGGCGGGCGGCAGCCTCTACACCGACCGGCGGGAGGCCGTGGTCGACGCGAGCCCCGCCGATCTGTGGCGGGTGATCGAGGGCATCGGCGGCGAGCACGGCTGGTACTCCTTCCCGCTCGCCTGGGTGGTACGGGGGCAGCTCGACCGGCTGGTCGGCGGGGTCGGGCTGCGCAGGGGCCGGCGGGACGCGGCGCGGCTGCGGGTCGGCGACTCGCTGGACTTCTGGCGGGTCGAGGAGATCGAACGGGGCCATCTGCTCAGGCTGCGCGCCGAGATGCGGCTGCCGGGCCTGGCCTGGCTGGAGATGTGCGCGGACCGCGACGCCGCCGGGCGCACCTGCTACCGGCAGCGGGCCGTCTTCCATCCGCGCGGGCTGGTGGGGCACGCCTACTGGTGGGCGATCTCGCCCTTCCACGCGACGGTCTTCGGCGGCATGGCCCGCAACATCGCACGCGCCGCGGCACGGACGGCGGCGGAGGGCGCCGCGTGAGGCGGGCCGTCGTGCTGTTCACCGGTGACCTGCGGCTGCACGACCACCCGCCGCTGCGGGCGGCGCTGGCCGCGGCCGACGAGGTGGTCCCGCTGTTCGTGCTGGACCCTGCGGTGGCGCGGGCGGGCTTCGACGCGCCCGGCAGGCGTGCCTTCCTCGCCGACTGCCTGGCCGATCTCGACGCCGGGTTGCGCGATCGCGGCGGCCGGCTGGTGGTGCGGGCCGGCGACCCGGCCGCCGAGGTGTGCGCGGTGGCCGCGGAGTGCGACGCCACCGAGGTGCACGTCGCGGCGGCCGACAGCGGTTTCGGGCAGCGCCGCGAGGACCGGCTGCGGGCCGCGCTCACCGCCGCCGGACGGCGGCTGCACGTGCACGACACGGTGGTGACGGCGGTGCCGCCGGGGGCGCTGACCCCGCAGGGCTCGGACCACTTCGCCGTCTTCACCCCCTACTTCCGGCACTGGTCGCAGCAGCGGCTGCGGGACACGCTGCCCGCGCCCAGGGCCGTCCGGGTGCCGGAGCCGGTACGGTCGGCGGACCTGCCCGCGCGTGGCGCCGGACCCGCCGCGGGCGGCGAGGGTGCGGCGCGGCGCCGGCTGTCCGCCTGGCTGCGCGACGGCCTCGGGTCCTACGACACCGGCCAGGACGACCTCGCCGGTGACGCGACCTCCCGGCTGTCGGCGCATCTGCACTTCGGCACGCTGTCGCCCGTCGAGACGGTGCACCGCGCGCGCGCCGCCGGCGGTCCCGGCGCCGACGCCTTCGTACGCCAGCTGTGCTGGCGGGACTTCAACCGCCAACTGCTGGCCGCCAGGACGGCGGTGTCCGCGGCGGACTACCGCGGCCGGCAGGACCGCTGGCGCACCGGCAGGACCGCGGAGGCCGACGCCG from Streptomyces sp. NBC_01198 includes these protein-coding regions:
- a CDS encoding SDR family oxidoreductase, whose translation is MRCLVTGATGYIGGRLVPELLDAGHQVRCLARTPVKLRDHPWVGSAEVVAGDVTDEASVRDALEGIDVAYYLVHALGTGRDFERTDRTAARVFGEQARAAGVRRIVYLGGLTPRGVPARDLSPHLRSRAEVGRILLESGVPATVLRAAVIIGSGSASFEMLRYLTERLPVMVTPSWVSTRIQPIAVRDVLRYLVGSATMPADVSRAFDVGGPDVVTYRDLMRRYAVVAGLPRRLIVPVPVLTPRLSSHWIGLVTPVPAGVAKPLAESLRHEVVCEEHDIADHVPDPPGAPIGVDAALTLALRRVQDAQVSTRWSSASVQGAPSDPLPTDPDWAGGSLYTDRREAVVDASPADLWRVIEGIGGEHGWYSFPLAWVVRGQLDRLVGGVGLRRGRRDAARLRVGDSLDFWRVEEIERGHLLRLRAEMRLPGLAWLEMCADRDAAGRTCYRQRAVFHPRGLVGHAYWWAISPFHATVFGGMARNIARAAARTAAEGAA
- a CDS encoding MDR family MFS transporter codes for the protein MSAQADAAQTGTAAPPTGYTHRQIMIILSGLLLGMFLAALDQTVVSTAIYKIGESLNGLTAQAWVTTAFLITSTIATPLYGKLSDQYGRKPFFLFAISVFVVGSALCMLSTSMYMLAGFRAFQGIGAGGLFSLAFAIIGDIIPPRERAKYQGYFMAVFGTSSVLGPVIGGALAGQDSLLGIDGWRWIFLVNVPIGVLALIVVAKVLHVKQDRRPHRVDSLGAVALVVALVPLLIIAEQGREWGWGSGTALACYVVGAIGIVCFLLAERRAGEEALLPLRLFRNGVFALGSAQSAIIGIGMFGGITLIPLYLQLVKGNSPTRAGLLTLPLVLGIMVLSMVSGVITSRTGRYKIFPIIGCVLLVAGMLMFWQMDADSSLLYVDVAMFVVGAGLGLNFQTIVLAMQNAVPPRDIGVATSSTTFFRQMGGTLGVAVFLSIVYSVVGGRISAAYADARGGAAFHKAAAAHPDQLKQLTSGGSGSLNDTSFLNHIDPVLGHPFKVGFTEAINVAFLVGAGVLVVALLLSTLLKEVPLRTTAAAFSPDEAEPEAGKAAGSGTPDGSVA
- a CDS encoding transcriptional regulator; translation: MLSRLAEQRATGVLLRDTGALYLDAGEVVHAESPAAPGIEVLLTAGGRLSPEAWQEAVAAAGAACRTGHWLIEHRRLAAGELEISRLGALYDAAYFVLAPGAGPTRFRHGVRHWFGSLGGVAVGRLEGETRRRRLLLESLWPHPRLDTAPVSVARTALLPAARPPFLPRRQAAVLDLADGVRTPSAIAALLGRPAFHALVDVRRLAALGLVETPRGSTRATARAPAWFQNIGDDPDAALLRRLRVALERL
- a CDS encoding cryptochrome/photolyase family protein is translated as MRRAVVLFTGDLRLHDHPPLRAALAAADEVVPLFVLDPAVARAGFDAPGRRAFLADCLADLDAGLRDRGGRLVVRAGDPAAEVCAVAAECDATEVHVAAADSGFGQRREDRLRAALTAAGRRLHVHDTVVTAVPPGALTPQGSDHFAVFTPYFRHWSQQRLRDTLPAPRAVRVPEPVRSADLPARGAGPAAGGEGAARRRLSAWLRDGLGSYDTGQDDLAGDATSRLSAHLHFGTLSPVETVHRARAAGGPGADAFVRQLCWRDFNRQLLAARTAVSAADYRGRQDRWRTGRTAEADAEAWREGRTGYPVVDAAMRQLRAEGWMHNRGRLLVASFLTKTLYVDWRVGARYFLDQLVDGDIANNQLNWQWVAGTGTDTRPNRVLNPMLQARRHDPEGAYVRRWVPELAGVQGGAVHEPWKLPAGERKGYPAPMVELSDARDRFRQARGLD
- a CDS encoding MarC family protein produces the protein MITLTYSAAFITFFSVIGPPKVLLAFAGLAQYHPRGDLHTIALISSAGAVVIGVAAGLSSPWLLELFHISTPALALAGGIIFFLYAVGLVLGLHIGTEGPGEDGPDVTSGLRELLVPYVVSPLAMTAVLIEAAERNDWGWRGTVAAAFVSVIAVDLVCVLLLGGLLQRAHTAVVELVARLVGLLLAAVGVDLVLDGLFDLGINTLSRRG
- a CDS encoding universal stress protein; protein product: MVFDRAAAPRGGGRTVVVGVADSDSSWRAAAYAVGLARRQDALLVVIHVLPVHSTAMLAGLSWMLAADDLAVAEQLRHRVAIGLTGTLGLPAPRWEFHILRAADVATGLAETADELRADTVVIGASRGLRHRLFGSAGVRLVRTGRWPVIVVP
- a CDS encoding branched-chain amino acid ABC transporter permease → MTTATPAREAAATGEVPGPAGSLRRYGRWWPAAALAALLAAPYSSLPLPGLLDGPIGSAGSLQLLALCLVFGALATGYDLLLGRTGLLSFGHALYFAAGSYATELLMAEAGLPFAAAAALGLCCGVALSAALGSVALRVGGIAFSMVTLAFAQAGSILVERDPGGVTGGEEGRAIPADRLPSSLAGIGNTANLYWIALAYLVLTLAVVHWAVRSPTGRVWEGIKENERRVEVLGLRPYGFKLVAFMLAGALAAVGGVVHLLLTGGATPQTTTSDFTLSLLVMVVLGGSGSRWGPLIGGVLYTWADHRLGDLAGSGAVSDLPSVLRVPLSQPLFLLGALFVATVVALPGGLTRLPARLRGR
- a CDS encoding roadblock/LC7 domain-containing protein, which encodes MVHEAAIRTELEGLRARLPEVTGALAATTDGLLLAADAPGVQAEGFAALTAAALGVGLRLADSAGHRSLHELLIRSDTGCIVLHAAGRDAVLAVLAGPRTNVGRLHLETRRSCARVAGLLDAAFALPEGGGTP
- a CDS encoding polysaccharide lyase family 8 super-sandwich domain-containing protein, coding for MQMSRRTLLSMAPAGALLALAGRIRAAAAEPGAAAPPSAATDRATLLGNVTAIFCGTPQSNARPEVAGKLAALQSTATARLAAMDAAGAGELFHGVDLGTSDPHLTSSFQYLYEIALATLAPGSSLLGDTAVQQRVIDALAWLYDRYYGDQATGYYGNWFNWEIGISTYVSRTLVLLADRLDQAAPGLTATYVAAMDGYLRNGKGGDVDLDSRFHTGANLADITTNRILQGAALGEAARITKAVADQLTVYATVDPYAPQHGVTDGFYADGSFLQHSSVAYTGSYGTGLLTRVVQTVKILDGTGFVPAEGDLPGVVAGWVAGSFAPLIVEGWMSEIVKGRALSRTGTGYADVAAVVEAVVDLSGYATGDGATALAGYAKYLRQVTKAAPDPAGFVSPVSVARYADLLADPAIPARDINPAAQHSAYPAMDRSVHRRPGWTFALARSSTRISGYEYMSGENLMPWFQGAGAHYLYLAGQDQTQAFGVDYFTAVPPDRLAGVTAPVEVRRTVPELYGTQWYDNPAAGFTSSSESQNSYLYFPRGTNALSGGAVLGTYGAAAMVLAPDVAWTAKQAGLLPADFVAYRGADATKSWFMLDDEVVVLAAGVGDGAGRAVTTTVDARIAGAADPVALTGEVRGGGAWSGTGTAPLSWLRYADAAQGTAVGYVLLDTHQPPPTVALDTVTRSRRAVRLTNPDTSVTKQVFTLTFHQEAGARHTALAYAIVPGASERTLRSYARGPLAVLANTTAVQAVSHRGLGLLAVNTFTAGLHRAGRLTVDGPASVLLREARDGTVALALADPTTGRATVSVQLRGRRLRPVTSAPGIHVRSTPAGTTVVADTDRLYGRTLSATLR